One segment of Curtobacterium poinsettiae DNA contains the following:
- a CDS encoding alpha-galactosidase, translating into MTVVEPEPTAVAARDRAVHVLRSAGVSLVLASAADGLPEVLHWGRDVGPVAPGDAADLLLALGRPLGPSALDARWPLTVLPTERDGWEGRPGIAGHVDGMPLVPRWREVVVIGDDERIVVTAESDSLALRSEFALDTAGVLRVRHTVTNTHAEPVHVQALEATLPVGERITEVLDLGGRWTRERTPQRRTATAGSHARESRRGRTGHDSPTLLVLGTPGFSDAEGELWAVHLAWSADSVYRYDQLAEARPLLGAGELLRAGEVVLGEGDSFAAPDAVFVWSDTGIDGLSDRLHDSLRSRPGHPRRPRPVVLNTWEAVYYRQELEPLVALAETAADIGVERFVLDDGWFLGRRSDSTSLGDWRVDPSVWPDGLAPLVDRVRALGMEFGLWFEPEMVSPVSELAAAHPEWMLQRPEDDVRTWRNQYVLDMANPLARHHVLESMSRVIGAHHVDFVKWDQNRDIVHAVHAGRAGIDAHTRGVYALMDELRARHPWLEIEACASGGARIDLGVLERTDRVWPSDSNDAFERLPIQRWTEALLPLELIGSHVGPEISHTTGRHLDLDFRMAVSLFGSAGIETDITKLSAEELDRLRAWTALYRRERGLLHSGRLRHLDLGDPGTVATSVVAADRSRALVRVARTETGPRSLPVPLRVRGLDRSRRYRLAPVSGLAVPRGLDMVPPEWLVRGHLELTGAVFENVGARLPLLAPATAIVLELRAID; encoded by the coding sequence GTGACCGTCGTGGAGCCCGAGCCGACAGCCGTCGCTGCGCGCGATCGAGCGGTGCACGTGCTGCGATCGGCCGGGGTGTCGCTGGTGCTGGCGTCCGCGGCGGACGGGCTGCCCGAGGTGCTGCACTGGGGCCGGGACGTCGGGCCCGTCGCGCCGGGGGACGCTGCCGACCTGCTGCTCGCACTCGGTCGGCCGCTCGGACCGAGTGCGCTGGACGCGCGGTGGCCCCTCACGGTGCTGCCGACCGAGCGCGACGGGTGGGAGGGTCGGCCGGGGATCGCCGGGCACGTGGACGGGATGCCGCTCGTGCCGCGGTGGCGTGAGGTGGTGGTGATCGGTGACGACGAGCGGATCGTCGTGACCGCCGAGTCCGACTCGTTGGCGCTCCGGAGTGAGTTCGCGCTCGACACCGCGGGGGTGCTGCGGGTGCGGCACACGGTGACGAACACGCACGCCGAGCCCGTGCACGTGCAGGCACTCGAGGCGACGCTGCCCGTGGGGGAGCGGATCACCGAGGTGCTCGACCTGGGCGGACGGTGGACCCGTGAGCGCACCCCGCAGCGCCGCACCGCGACGGCCGGGAGCCACGCACGGGAGAGCCGTCGCGGGCGGACCGGCCACGATTCGCCGACGTTGCTCGTGCTCGGGACGCCCGGGTTCTCGGACGCCGAGGGCGAGCTGTGGGCGGTGCACCTGGCCTGGAGCGCGGACTCCGTGTACCGGTACGACCAGCTCGCCGAGGCACGGCCGTTGCTCGGCGCCGGGGAGCTGCTGCGTGCGGGCGAGGTCGTGCTCGGCGAGGGGGACTCGTTCGCCGCTCCCGACGCCGTGTTCGTGTGGAGCGACACCGGGATCGACGGGCTGTCCGACCGCTTGCACGACTCGTTGCGCAGCCGCCCGGGGCATCCGCGACGACCCCGGCCCGTGGTGCTCAACACGTGGGAGGCCGTCTACTACCGGCAGGAGCTCGAACCGCTGGTCGCCCTGGCGGAGACGGCGGCGGACATCGGGGTCGAGCGGTTCGTGCTCGACGACGGGTGGTTCCTCGGCCGGCGGTCGGACTCGACCTCGCTCGGGGACTGGCGCGTCGATCCGTCGGTGTGGCCGGACGGGCTGGCACCGCTCGTCGACCGGGTGCGTGCGCTCGGCATGGAGTTCGGCCTGTGGTTCGAGCCCGAGATGGTCAGCCCCGTGTCCGAGCTGGCCGCGGCGCACCCGGAGTGGATGCTGCAGCGCCCCGAGGACGACGTGCGGACGTGGCGGAACCAGTACGTGCTCGACATGGCGAACCCGCTCGCCCGGCACCACGTGCTCGAGAGCATGTCCCGGGTGATCGGTGCGCACCACGTCGACTTCGTGAAGTGGGACCAGAACCGGGACATCGTGCACGCGGTGCACGCGGGACGCGCCGGCATCGACGCGCACACCCGCGGCGTCTACGCGCTGATGGACGAGCTGCGCGCGCGGCACCCGTGGCTGGAGATCGAGGCCTGCGCGAGCGGTGGTGCCCGGATCGACCTCGGCGTGCTCGAGCGCACCGACCGGGTGTGGCCGTCGGACTCGAACGACGCCTTCGAGCGACTGCCGATCCAGCGGTGGACCGAGGCGCTGCTCCCGCTGGAGCTGATCGGCTCGCACGTCGGGCCGGAGATCTCGCACACCACGGGCCGGCACCTCGACCTGGACTTCCGGATGGCGGTGTCGCTGTTCGGCTCGGCCGGCATCGAGACCGACATCACGAAGCTGTCGGCTGAGGAGCTCGACCGGCTCCGGGCCTGGACGGCGCTGTACCGACGGGAGCGCGGGCTGCTGCACTCCGGGCGGCTGCGGCACCTGGACCTCGGGGACCCGGGGACGGTGGCCACATCGGTGGTGGCCGCGGACCGATCGCGGGCGCTGGTGCGGGTGGCGCGGACGGAGACCGGGCCGAGGTCGTTGCCGGTGCCGCTCCGGGTGCGCGGACTCGACCGGTCGCGGCGCTACCGGCTCGCCCCGGTGTCCGGGCTCGCCGTCCCGCGCGGGCTCGACATGGTGCCGCCGGAGTGGCTCGTGCGCGGACACCTGGAACTGACCGGCGCCGTGTTCGAGAACGTCGGCGCCCGGCTGCCACTGCTCGCACCCGCGACCGCGATCGTGCTGGAGCTCCGCGCGATCGACTGA